In Prevotella sp. oral taxon 475, one DNA window encodes the following:
- a CDS encoding cupin domain-containing protein, whose protein sequence is MTIDFNHLEEVKIDGFKGGKGELCMRSFADEKCRIMHGVLRPGASSGLHCHSENSEILYVLSGAATFYCDGEQEIVRPGQVHYCPMGHSHYMENNETEDLVYLAIVPEHH, encoded by the coding sequence ATGACAATAGACTTCAATCACCTGGAAGAGGTGAAAATCGACGGATTTAAAGGTGGAAAAGGCGAACTCTGCATGCGCAGTTTTGCCGATGAGAAGTGTCGAATCATGCACGGTGTGCTCAGACCCGGAGCCTCAAGCGGACTTCACTGCCACAGCGAAAACAGTGAGATCCTTTATGTTTTGAGCGGCGCAGCCACTTTCTACTGCGACGGAGAGCAGGAAATCGTCCGCCCGGGACAAGTGCATTATTGCCCAATGGGCCACTCTCACTATATGGAAAACAACGAAACAGAAGACTTGGTCTACCTGGCCATCGTCCCCGAACATCATTGA
- the nagB gene encoding glucosamine-6-phosphate deaminase, with translation MRVIIKADYDGLSTWAAEHVIECINKAKPTKEHPFVLGLPTGSTPIGMYKALVQACKEGRVSFKNVVTFNMDEYVGLPVEHPESYHSFMYRNLFDHIDCPKENVHILNGNAENWEEECCAYEAAIRAAGGIDLFIGGVGVDGHLAFNEPGSSLTSRTRRMPLTTDTRVVNSRFFDNKVENVPEFALTVGVGTVMDAREVMVLINGHGKAGALRDAVEGPVTHMRTVSALQMHENGIIVCDEAATDELKVATYKYFKDIERA, from the coding sequence ATGAGAGTAATCATAAAGGCAGATTATGACGGACTGTCCACTTGGGCAGCTGAACACGTCATCGAGTGTATTAACAAGGCAAAGCCCACCAAGGAGCATCCCTTTGTGCTGGGGCTGCCCACCGGTTCTACGCCCATCGGCATGTACAAAGCCTTAGTGCAGGCATGCAAAGAGGGCCGGGTGTCGTTCAAAAACGTCGTAACGTTCAACATGGACGAGTATGTAGGACTGCCGGTCGAGCATCCCGAGAGTTACCATTCTTTCATGTACCGCAACCTTTTCGACCATATCGACTGTCCGAAAGAGAACGTACACATCTTAAACGGTAACGCCGAGAACTGGGAAGAGGAGTGTTGCGCCTACGAAGCAGCCATTCGGGCCGCTGGAGGCATCGATCTCTTCATCGGAGGCGTAGGTGTCGACGGGCATTTGGCTTTCAACGAACCGGGCTCTTCGCTCACATCGCGCACCCGTCGCATGCCGCTCACAACCGATACGCGGGTGGTGAACTCGCGCTTCTTCGACAACAAGGTGGAGAACGTTCCCGAATTTGCACTCACTGTGGGTGTTGGCACCGTGATGGACGCAAGAGAAGTGATGGTGCTCATCAATGGACACGGCAAAGCAGGGGCTCTTCGCGATGCCGTTGAAGGCCCTGTGACACACATGAGAACTGTCAGTGCCCTGCAAATGCACGAAAATGGTATCATCGTATGCGACGAAGCGGCTACCGACGAACTGAAAGTGGCAACATATAAGTATTTTAAAGATATAGAAAGGGCCTGA
- a CDS encoding phosphotransferase enzyme family protein codes for MEEKKLQQIVSHFKTKGEAKEVQPLGNGLINDTYKVTIAGENTPRYVLQRINNTVFKDVELLQKNIEQVTHHLRKKLEEKGVDDIDRRVLSFLKSETGKTYWREADETYWRMMLFIPDAYTFETVNEKYSHAAGLAFGEFQAALVDLPAQLGETIPNFHNMEVKYNQLRETMKTDPAKRLSSVLPMVNEIETHVEEMCKAERLFREGKLPKRICHCDTKVNNMMFDAEGNILCVVDLDTVMPSFVFSDYGDFLRSAANLTAEDDADLSHVGFNMNIFKAFTKGYLTSAGSFLTSIEIENLPYAAALFPFMQCVRFLNDYLCGDVYWKIKYPEHNLDRARNQFQLFKSVCEHAEEMSHFIEECTANKEKAS; via the coding sequence ATGGAAGAGAAAAAATTACAACAAATCGTTTCACACTTCAAAACGAAAGGCGAAGCAAAAGAAGTGCAACCACTGGGAAACGGACTCATTAACGACACTTACAAAGTAACAATTGCGGGTGAAAATACACCTCGTTATGTGCTGCAACGCATCAATAACACCGTGTTTAAAGATGTGGAATTGCTGCAAAAAAATATCGAACAAGTGACCCATCACCTACGCAAGAAGCTCGAAGAGAAAGGCGTAGACGACATCGACCGTCGCGTTCTCTCCTTTTTGAAATCTGAAACCGGCAAAACCTACTGGCGAGAAGCCGACGAAACTTATTGGAGAATGATGTTATTCATCCCCGATGCCTATACCTTCGAAACTGTGAACGAGAAGTATTCACATGCCGCAGGGTTGGCTTTCGGCGAGTTCCAGGCAGCATTAGTAGACCTGCCCGCTCAACTCGGAGAGACCATTCCCAATTTTCACAACATGGAAGTGAAGTACAATCAGTTGCGCGAAACCATGAAGACCGATCCCGCCAAGCGACTTTCGTCGGTTCTTCCTATGGTGAACGAGATTGAAACACACGTAGAAGAGATGTGCAAAGCCGAGAGACTCTTTCGCGAAGGTAAGCTTCCCAAACGCATTTGCCACTGCGACACGAAGGTAAACAATATGATGTTCGATGCAGAAGGCAACATCCTGTGCGTCGTCGATCTGGATACGGTGATGCCCAGCTTTGTTTTCTCAGACTATGGAGACTTCCTTCGCTCCGCAGCTAACCTCACAGCGGAAGACGATGCCGATCTTTCGCACGTCGGTTTCAACATGAATATCTTCAAAGCCTTTACCAAAGGTTATCTCACATCAGCCGGAAGCTTCCTCACCTCTATCGAAATCGAGAATCTTCCCTATGCGGCTGCACTCTTTCCTTTTATGCAATGCGTGCGTTTCCTCAACGATTATCTTTGCGGCGACGTCTATTGGAAGATCAAATACCCCGAACACAACCTCGATCGAGCCCGGAATCAGTTCCAACTCTTTAAAAGCGTCTGCGAACACGCAGAAGAAATGTCGCATTTCATCGAAGAATGCACTGCCAACAAAGAAAAAGCGTCATGA
- a CDS encoding carbohydrate-binding family 9-like protein, with product MKKYIAKPLFEAEVRAKDVPALLDKAGIGFEKIAEANWSTEFPYTPQVQFRLAYSGNHLLLHYQVEEDSVRAVAPTDNGRVWEDSCCEFFVSPVADNTYYNIECNCATRLLIGFGDSREGRIHAPEEVLRKVDRWSSLGYEPLEEKVGRCSWQLALAIPVDVFFRHTELSLKGKTLRANFYKCGDKLQQMHFLSWNPIDVPKPDFHRPDFFGEVVFQ from the coding sequence ATGAAAAAGTATATTGCAAAGCCACTGTTCGAGGCAGAAGTGCGAGCAAAAGATGTTCCGGCACTGCTCGATAAAGCCGGAATCGGTTTTGAGAAAATAGCCGAAGCCAATTGGAGCACAGAATTTCCGTATACGCCGCAGGTACAATTCCGACTGGCATACAGTGGCAATCACCTTCTGTTGCACTATCAAGTAGAAGAAGACAGCGTGCGTGCTGTAGCACCAACAGACAACGGACGCGTGTGGGAAGATTCATGTTGCGAGTTTTTTGTTAGTCCTGTAGCCGACAACACCTATTATAACATCGAGTGCAATTGTGCTACGCGTCTGCTGATAGGCTTCGGTGACAGTAGAGAAGGTCGTATTCACGCCCCGGAAGAAGTGCTAAGAAAAGTAGATCGCTGGTCGTCGTTGGGCTACGAGCCCCTCGAAGAGAAAGTGGGAAGATGCTCTTGGCAGTTGGCTCTCGCCATTCCGGTGGACGTTTTCTTCCGACACACAGAACTTTCGCTAAAAGGTAAAACCCTGCGAGCCAACTTTTACAAATGCGGAGACAAGCTACAGCAAATGCATTTCCTGTCCTGGAACCCTATCGATGTTCCCAAGCCCGACTTCCACCGCCCCGATTTCTTCGGTGAAGTGGTCTTTCAATAA
- a CDS encoding 3'-5' exonuclease codes for MRTTSNWTPDASQARIIALQQGHHLVLAPPGCGKTQILTERIQQAHRQGLPYRDMLCLTFTNRAARGMAERIDHQITDEDRHEIYVGNIHRFCSRFLFENGLVPSESSIIDDDDSVSILTRYTGDDECRLAEDIRRRRGLHELVFLSHLVHQIKHGHPKNLRLHADCISEEDVKAMRKICEMEQTDFTPQALIRIYEQADIYESAAQEMTTDYATQCILLELLRKMTLAQQYEQYKKANKLLDFEDLLLLTYDALSSDQSKEYRRYSWIQVDEVQDLNPLQLAIVDAITAESSPTVMYLGDEQQAIFSFMGAQLHTLSLLRARCGDNVHHLAINHRSPKYLLDVFNTYAREVLHVDANLLPTADNHIQGTGNELQMIASSGLATELEDTARLASILQNQASQETTAIIVSANRDADEISSALRRQGLAHFKVSGEDLFATPEVKLLFAHLNLLSNPHNFIAWARLLKGLHIFEGNTAARNFVQSLFRCSMSPADLLEFPDGSYIENFLHLFDTREIVVFDTETTGLNVFEDDIVQIAAVKMRNGQVVPGSRFNVFIATERPVPQLLGSLPNPILQELTRNTLLPAAEALRQFMQYAGNGVLLGHNADYDYHILDHNLRRYCPDISLEKQHPTYLDSLRIIRLLQPHLRQYKLKALLETLQLEGENSHLADEDVMATVSLTAWCYAKAQEKIPLQRAFLAKSRVQECANALRKRYSEPYFAARSRLYIRLSQNEEAALVQELKSFRRLLSAEELLQPVKNLNYIYTFLQADLLDVSSEPSLVEQLSNHILEINTLKEADLCSSHVIDERIFVTTVHKAKGLEFDNIILFDAIDSRYPNYYTQSVPRLFNEEARRFYVAITRARRRLFVLWSLAREGFGGTSRPNQLTRFMTPILHFFTEG; via the coding sequence ATGCGAACCACCTCAAATTGGACACCCGATGCAAGTCAAGCCCGTATCATTGCTCTGCAACAGGGTCACCATTTGGTGCTGGCACCGCCCGGATGCGGTAAAACTCAGATCCTGACCGAGCGCATCCAACAGGCCCATCGCCAAGGTCTTCCCTATCGAGACATGCTCTGTCTCACTTTCACCAATCGTGCCGCGCGAGGCATGGCCGAACGAATCGATCATCAGATTACCGATGAAGACCGGCACGAAATCTACGTTGGAAACATTCATCGCTTCTGCTCGCGCTTCCTGTTCGAGAACGGACTCGTTCCATCCGAGTCCTCTATCATCGACGATGACGACTCCGTTAGCATTCTGACACGTTACACCGGTGACGACGAATGCCGACTCGCAGAAGACATTCGACGAAGAAGAGGCCTCCACGAACTTGTTTTTCTCTCGCACCTGGTGCACCAAATCAAGCATGGTCATCCCAAAAATCTGCGGTTACATGCCGACTGTATCAGCGAGGAAGACGTCAAAGCGATGCGTAAAATTTGTGAGATGGAGCAGACCGACTTCACCCCACAAGCTCTGATTCGCATCTACGAGCAGGCCGATATCTACGAGTCGGCAGCACAAGAGATGACAACCGATTACGCAACACAGTGCATCCTCCTCGAATTACTGCGAAAAATGACGCTCGCCCAACAGTATGAACAATACAAAAAGGCGAACAAACTACTGGATTTCGAAGACCTGTTGCTCCTCACCTACGATGCCCTTAGCAGCGATCAGTCCAAGGAATACCGCCGATACAGCTGGATTCAGGTAGACGAAGTGCAAGATCTAAACCCGTTGCAACTGGCCATTGTCGATGCCATCACAGCAGAATCATCGCCCACGGTGATGTATCTCGGCGACGAACAGCAAGCTATTTTCTCTTTCATGGGAGCTCAACTCCACACGCTCAGCTTACTTCGCGCACGCTGTGGCGACAATGTTCACCATCTTGCCATCAATCATCGGTCGCCTAAATATCTGCTCGACGTCTTCAACACCTACGCCCGCGAAGTACTGCACGTCGATGCCAACCTGCTGCCCACTGCCGATAATCACATTCAAGGCACCGGCAACGAACTGCAAATGATAGCCAGCAGCGGACTTGCCACCGAATTAGAAGACACCGCTCGCCTTGCCAGCATCCTGCAAAACCAAGCATCTCAGGAGACCACCGCCATCATTGTGAGTGCCAATCGCGATGCCGACGAAATCAGTTCTGCCCTCCGTCGGCAAGGCCTTGCCCACTTCAAGGTGTCTGGAGAAGACCTTTTTGCCACCCCCGAAGTGAAACTTCTCTTCGCCCATCTCAACCTTCTGTCCAACCCCCACAACTTCATTGCCTGGGCACGACTGCTCAAGGGATTGCACATTTTTGAGGGAAACACCGCTGCCCGCAACTTCGTTCAGTCGCTTTTCCGTTGTTCTATGTCGCCGGCCGACCTGTTAGAATTTCCCGATGGCAGTTATATCGAGAACTTCCTACATCTCTTCGACACCCGAGAAATAGTTGTTTTCGACACCGAGACCACCGGTCTCAACGTCTTTGAAGACGATATTGTGCAGATTGCCGCCGTGAAAATGCGGAATGGCCAAGTGGTTCCCGGTAGTCGTTTCAACGTTTTCATCGCCACCGAGCGTCCCGTTCCGCAGCTGTTGGGCAGCCTTCCCAACCCCATTCTTCAAGAACTTACCCGCAACACCCTGCTACCCGCAGCCGAAGCCTTACGTCAGTTTATGCAATATGCCGGCAACGGGGTATTGTTGGGCCATAATGCCGACTACGATTACCACATTCTCGACCACAACCTGCGGCGATATTGCCCCGACATCAGCTTAGAAAAGCAGCATCCCACCTATCTTGATTCGCTCAGAATCATCCGTTTGCTCCAGCCCCATCTGCGGCAATACAAACTGAAAGCCCTACTCGAGACGTTGCAACTCGAAGGTGAAAACTCGCACCTGGCCGACGAAGACGTGATGGCCACAGTGAGTCTAACGGCCTGGTGCTATGCAAAAGCTCAAGAGAAAATCCCTCTTCAGCGAGCGTTTCTTGCCAAAAGTCGTGTTCAGGAATGTGCCAACGCCTTGCGAAAACGATACAGTGAGCCTTATTTCGCAGCCCGCTCACGTCTCTACATCCGATTATCGCAAAACGAGGAAGCCGCTTTGGTGCAGGAACTCAAGAGCTTTCGCCGCCTACTCTCTGCCGAAGAGCTTCTTCAACCCGTCAAAAACCTGAACTACATCTACACCTTTCTTCAAGCCGATTTGCTGGATGTGTCGTCCGAACCCTCGCTCGTCGAACAGCTATCCAACCACATCCTCGAAATCAACACCCTGAAAGAAGCCGATCTTTGCAGCAGTCACGTTATCGACGAGCGCATTTTTGTCACCACCGTACACAAGGCCAAAGGACTCGAGTTCGACAACATCATCCTCTTCGATGCCATCGATTCGCGCTATCCCAACTACTACACACAGTCGGTTCCGCGGCTTTTCAACGAAGAGGCCCGCAGGTTCTACGTGGCCATCACTCGTGCTCGCCGGCGTCTTTTCGTTCTATGGTCGCTTGCACGTGAAGGTTTTGGCGGTACGTCCCGCCCCAATCAACTCACCCGATTCATGACTCCCATCCTCCACTTCTTCACCGAGGGCTAA